A section of the Amblyomma americanum isolate KBUSLIRL-KWMA chromosome 2, ASM5285725v1, whole genome shotgun sequence genome encodes:
- the LOC144119906 gene encoding uncharacterized protein LOC144119906, whose translation MSINPLQPQGQPAAGAARPAGVPQGLLPTQVTSGQFGPFYAAAPQLGPVAGVQQLPGAALPGQRLAAPLQQPYLLPQQQQQQQQQQPSQLQFQQQPLQQQQPLQQQQLQFPQQQLQQQQLQQQQLQQLQLQQQQLQQQQQQPATFQIPPGATYPGAPPPIAYPGAPGVQQALPGAAPLAPQVPFAPQQQAPFAGVPLQAPPPGTAPGVPLPPQGIGLPGAPYQTAPLAPGYIGQQPLGTIPQAGVAQPALPVNALAGLDPGSLTVDNILQVLSQRGIDWRRIIEDPSYAPNLFASQLESEETASEEEKSDEEGGDKHPEAFGAGEAAASTGAKGPVE comes from the exons ATGTCCATCAACCCCCTCCAGCCACAAGGCCAGCCCGCGGCCGGTGCCGCACGTCCTgctggcgtgccgcagggcttgCTTCCGACCCAGGTGACCTCCGGGCAATTCGGGCCGTTCTACGCGGCGGCGCCGCAGCTGGGACCAGTGGCTGGTGTGCAGCAGCTCCCGGGCGCCGCACTGCCTGGACAGCGACTGGCCGCCCCTTTGCAGCAGCCGTATTTGttgccacagcagcagcagcagcagcagcagcagcagccatcgCAGCTGCAGTTCCAGCAACAGCCGCTTCAACAGCAACAGCCGCTTCAACAGCAACAGCTGCAGTTTCCGCAACAGCAACTTCAACAGCAACAActacagcagcaacaactgcaacagctgcagcttcagcagcagcagctgcagcagcagcagcaacagcccgCCACGTTCCAGATCCCACCTGGCGCTACTTATCCTGGAGCGCCGCCGCCGATCGCCTATCCAGGAGCACCAGGAG TGCAGCAGGCACTGCCCGGTGCGGCACCCCTGGCGCCTCAGGTGCCCTTCGCACCCCAACAGCAAGCGCCCTTCGCGGGCGTCCCGCTACAGGCCCCTCCACCCGGCACCGCACCAGGTGTGCCCTTGCCCCCGCAGGGCATCGGGCTGCCCGGGGCGCCGTACCAGACAGCACCCCTGGCTCCGGGTTACATCGGCCAGCAGCCCTTGGGGACCATTCCTCAAGCGGGTGTGGCACAGCCGGCCTTGCCAGTGAACGCCCTGGCCGGACTGGACCCCG GGAGCCTCACCGTGGACAACATCTTACAAGTCCTGTCACAAAGAG GCATCGACTGGCGTCGCATCATCGAAGACCCGAGCTACGCTCCCAACCTGTTCGCCTCCCAACTCGAGAGCGAAGAGACGGCCTCCGAAGAGGAGAAGAGTGACGAAGAAG GTGGCGACAAGCATCCGGAGGCATTTGGTGCTGGCGAAGCTGCTGCCTCCACAGGAGCCAAGG GACCAGTTGAATGA